The Microbacterium sp. LWH7-1.2 genome window below encodes:
- a CDS encoding acyl-CoA dehydrogenase family protein: protein MTIKAAEGYRSGEATEVVVERARGLRSQLREHAAAADGNRHLDAADVDAITDAGLMSLWAPQEYGGAETSIRTVVEAAIALGEGDASAGWLMGVNNAAAFLISLFSDQAKSEVWANGSRVRGAGVLAPSGQSEVVEGGVRLTGRWPYMSGVTVADWVVVTAPLNGALGPGAELGFVLLPREDISVDDTWFVTGMRATASSTAVIDQVFVPEHRILRWRDYDYARYRGIYRSHIYSVLNIAIVSTLVGEVQYGLELVLNKAGSRPIVTTTYRTQAESAAFQVEVARAAQLIETARLRMLAAADDMDRIVSEGRHASSDEKTKNRADSAFIAQCCWQAADILASAHGTSTFAQTNPLERVWRNAAVASRHAGLSARVGNELLGRDLLGIETQSIGPTL from the coding sequence ATGACAATCAAGGCCGCCGAAGGTTATCGCTCGGGTGAGGCGACGGAAGTCGTGGTCGAGCGCGCGCGAGGTTTGCGCAGCCAGCTGCGCGAGCACGCCGCCGCTGCGGACGGCAATCGCCATCTCGATGCCGCCGACGTAGACGCGATCACGGATGCCGGCTTGATGTCGCTGTGGGCGCCGCAGGAGTACGGAGGCGCCGAGACCTCGATTCGGACCGTTGTCGAAGCAGCCATCGCCCTCGGTGAAGGCGATGCCTCCGCGGGCTGGCTGATGGGGGTCAACAATGCGGCCGCCTTCCTCATCTCCCTCTTCAGCGATCAGGCGAAGAGCGAGGTGTGGGCCAACGGATCGCGAGTCCGAGGTGCGGGTGTGCTGGCTCCTTCAGGACAGTCCGAAGTCGTCGAGGGCGGCGTCAGACTGACCGGACGCTGGCCTTACATGTCGGGTGTGACCGTTGCCGATTGGGTGGTCGTCACCGCGCCGCTGAACGGCGCTCTGGGCCCCGGCGCAGAACTCGGGTTCGTGCTGCTGCCGCGAGAGGACATTTCGGTCGACGACACCTGGTTCGTGACCGGTATGCGGGCCACCGCCAGTTCGACAGCTGTCATCGATCAGGTGTTCGTGCCCGAGCACCGCATTCTTCGCTGGCGGGACTACGACTATGCCCGGTATCGCGGCATCTACCGATCGCACATCTACTCGGTGCTGAACATCGCCATCGTCAGCACGCTGGTGGGAGAGGTTCAGTATGGACTCGAGCTGGTGCTGAACAAGGCGGGGTCGCGGCCGATCGTGACGACGACCTATCGGACGCAGGCCGAGTCCGCGGCCTTCCAGGTGGAGGTGGCCCGCGCTGCCCAGCTCATCGAGACGGCGCGGCTGCGAATGCTCGCCGCCGCGGACGACATGGATCGCATCGTCAGCGAGGGCCGGCACGCGAGCAGCGATGAGAAGACGAAGAACCGCGCTGACAGCGCCTTCATCGCCCAATGCTGCTGGCAGGCCGCAGACATCCTGGCAAGCGCCCACGGTACGTCGACGTTCGCTCAGACGAATCCGCTCGAGCGTGTGTGGCGCAACGCCGCCGTTGCGAGTCGTCACGCCGGCCTGTCGGCCCGCGTCGGCAACGAGCTCCTGGGGCGGGATCTGCTCGGTATCGAGACCCAGTCGATCGGTCCGACACTCTAG
- a CDS encoding NADPH-dependent FMN reductase, whose product MVSTDGTVHIAAVSGSQRAGSYNSGLVRALQNIASKRGSIEITQVEGLADLPFASVENAYVEAPDSVKRVHAQISAADGVIVATPEYCYSLPALLKNFFDWQTLPVPAENPLRHKPLGIVGASIGVIGTNRAQMELRRIALYSDLEVMGRPEIYVNEAGDKFSKDGDLTDEATLTLLERWLDDYEEFVRSTMARKLPSLHREYLTT is encoded by the coding sequence ATGGTCAGTACCGATGGAACAGTCCACATCGCCGCGGTGAGCGGCAGCCAGCGAGCAGGTTCGTACAACTCAGGCCTGGTCAGAGCATTGCAGAACATCGCGAGCAAACGTGGCTCGATCGAGATCACGCAGGTCGAGGGCCTGGCCGACCTTCCTTTCGCGTCGGTCGAGAACGCCTACGTGGAAGCTCCTGATTCCGTCAAGCGAGTGCACGCCCAGATCTCCGCCGCAGACGGAGTGATCGTGGCGACGCCGGAGTACTGCTACTCGCTCCCGGCGCTGCTCAAGAACTTCTTCGACTGGCAGACGCTGCCCGTACCCGCCGAAAATCCCCTTCGGCACAAACCGCTGGGCATCGTGGGGGCATCGATCGGGGTGATCGGGACCAACCGCGCGCAGATGGAGCTTCGCAGGATCGCGCTGTACTCCGACCTCGAGGTCATGGGTCGCCCGGAGATCTACGTCAACGAGGCGGGCGACAAGTTCTCCAAAGATGGTGACCTCACCGACGAGGCGACTCTGACGCTTCTCGAGCGCTGGCTCGACGACTACGAGGAGTTCGTCCGGTCGACCATGGCGCGTAAGCTTCCGAGCCTTCATCGGGAGTACCTCACGACCTGA
- a CDS encoding LacI family DNA-binding transcriptional regulator has translation MTNTVEERRATITDVAQLAGVHAGTASRALNARTRGMVSAETVDRVVRAAKQLGYVPNVLARGLRTNSSMTVGVVIPDITNPFFPPIVRGIEAHLQPHGYSALIANTDGFEAGGRGALSSLMDRRVDGLIVASGQRDESSIAELYEAGVKVVLLNRDAGPVPYPLVAGNDASGIQAAVESLYELGHRHLLHIAGPMNISTSAARAAAFEAACRSFDGLIGTVVTADALSIEAGVSAMLPVLSDLSHGITGVIACTDLIAVGVLRAMKQMGVDCPRDMSVIGFNDVQFAEDFCPPLSTVRVPTTAMGVRAAQLLLDALSGADQVAETILLPVTLMTRGSTGPAAH, from the coding sequence ATGACCAACACGGTGGAAGAGCGGCGTGCGACCATCACGGATGTGGCGCAGCTTGCGGGAGTCCATGCGGGCACCGCGTCGCGCGCGCTCAACGCCCGGACGCGAGGGATGGTCAGCGCAGAGACCGTGGACCGGGTCGTCCGCGCGGCGAAGCAGCTGGGGTATGTCCCCAATGTCCTCGCTCGGGGCCTGCGCACGAACAGCTCGATGACCGTCGGTGTGGTGATACCGGACATCACCAACCCGTTCTTCCCGCCGATCGTACGCGGCATCGAGGCTCACCTGCAGCCGCACGGGTACTCCGCACTCATCGCCAACACGGACGGGTTCGAGGCCGGTGGGCGCGGGGCGCTGAGTTCGCTCATGGATCGGCGAGTGGATGGGTTGATCGTTGCTTCCGGTCAGCGTGACGAGTCGTCGATCGCCGAGCTCTACGAAGCCGGCGTGAAGGTCGTTCTCCTCAACCGCGATGCGGGCCCCGTTCCGTATCCGCTGGTCGCGGGCAACGACGCGAGCGGCATCCAGGCGGCCGTCGAGAGTCTCTACGAGCTTGGTCACCGCCACCTGCTGCACATCGCGGGACCGATGAACATCTCGACCAGTGCCGCCCGTGCCGCGGCGTTCGAGGCGGCCTGCCGGTCGTTCGATGGGCTCATCGGCACCGTGGTCACGGCCGATGCGTTGTCAATCGAAGCCGGTGTCAGCGCGATGCTGCCAGTGCTGAGCGACCTGAGCCACGGGATCACAGGTGTCATCGCCTGTACCGACCTGATCGCGGTCGGGGTGCTTCGCGCCATGAAGCAGATGGGTGTCGACTGTCCTCGAGACATGTCGGTGATCGGGTTCAACGACGTCCAGTTCGCGGAGGACTTCTGCCCGCCGCTGAGCACCGTGCGGGTCCCCACCACTGCGATGGGCGTCCGGGCTGCGCAGCTTCTTCTCGACGCGCTGTCCGGTGCCGACCAGGTGGCTGAGACCATCCTGCTCCCGGTCACCCTGATGACACGCGGTTCAACGGGTCCCGCCGCGCACTGA
- a CDS encoding Rid family hydrolase, producing the protein MQPIKNAEHLLSAGSAEEVYGIPGLPFAPAIRVTGDHELIFVAGVLGPATAEDPSESVEAEVRRAYRNLERVLESAGGTLGDIVSMTKYVKDIAANNAVVESVTKTALPHLTTTTTVEIVRLVPADLHFEVSAIAAVRTTR; encoded by the coding sequence ATGCAACCAATCAAGAACGCCGAGCACCTGTTGTCCGCCGGCTCCGCTGAAGAGGTGTACGGCATCCCAGGTCTGCCGTTCGCACCGGCCATCCGTGTGACCGGAGACCATGAATTGATCTTCGTCGCCGGCGTGCTGGGCCCCGCCACCGCGGAAGATCCATCTGAGTCCGTCGAGGCCGAGGTGAGGCGTGCATATCGGAATCTCGAACGAGTGCTCGAGTCCGCAGGCGGCACGCTCGGCGATATCGTCTCGATGACGAAGTACGTGAAGGACATCGCGGCGAACAACGCGGTGGTGGAGTCGGTCACGAAGACCGCGCTGCCGCACCTGACGACGACCACCACCGTCGAGATCGTCCGGCTGGTGCCTGCCGACCTGCATTTTGAGGTCAGCGCCATCGCGGCGGTGCGCACGACGAGATAG
- a CDS encoding flavin reductase family protein, whose product MYQTTAAVSADQFKSAFRNHPAGVAIVTATDNGRHVAMTVSSLSSLSAEPPLIVFSVSDMSSSTPVVLSADSLVVQMLDAECAWLAKLGAERGADRFGDPTTWSTLSGGEPYFVDAPVVIRARVIERVRAGSSTLCVVEAVEIVEKPAASAARPLVYHNRTWHELSDESALRD is encoded by the coding sequence ATGTATCAAACGACGGCCGCTGTATCTGCAGATCAGTTCAAGAGCGCCTTTCGCAACCACCCGGCCGGTGTCGCCATCGTCACCGCGACGGACAACGGTCGCCATGTCGCGATGACCGTCAGCTCGCTGTCGTCGCTCAGCGCTGAGCCGCCCCTCATCGTGTTCTCCGTCTCTGACATGTCCTCGAGCACCCCAGTGGTCCTGTCCGCGGACAGCCTCGTGGTTCAGATGCTCGACGCCGAGTGCGCCTGGCTCGCAAAGCTCGGAGCCGAGCGCGGCGCCGACCGCTTCGGTGACCCGACGACGTGGTCGACGCTTTCCGGGGGCGAGCCCTACTTCGTCGACGCACCCGTCGTCATTCGCGCGCGAGTGATCGAGCGGGTACGCGCCGGCTCGTCGACCCTGTGCGTCGTCGAAGCCGTCGAGATCGTCGAAAAGCCCGCGGCCAGCGCCGCCCGGCCGCTGGTCTACCACAACCGGACCTGGCACGAGCTGAGCGACGAGTCCGCGCTTCGGGACTGA
- a CDS encoding phosphoenolpyruvate carboxykinase (GTP) encodes MAYVVSHAQETQPAELAALVAWVGEIAALTQPARIHWVDGSRAENDALLREMVDEGKLIKLNPEWRPGSYLARSHPSDVARTEARTFIASEREEDAGPTNNWVAPDEIRATITPLFEGSMKGRTMYVVPFSMGPVGGPLSHIGVQITDSAYAVTSIGIMTRVGTEVLRQIAGGAPWVKTVHSVGAPLQPGQADVAWPCNDEKYIVHFPDTLEVWSYGSGYGGNAILAKKCFALRIASVIGRDEGWLAEHMLLIRVIDPAGRAYHLAAAFPSACGKTNLAMLRPTIPGWRVETLGDDIAWLRPGEDGRLWAINPEAGFFGVAPGTGESTNVTAVETLWGNTIFTNVALRPDGDVWWEGLTDTPPAQLTDWEGNPWTPASGRPAAHPNSRFTVAAAQCPQIAEDWDAPQGVPLDAILFGGRRATNVPLVVEATDWTHGVFMGSNVSSERTAAAEGTVGELRRDPFAMLPFCGYNMADYFGHWLKVGQKLRFDRAPRVFQVNWFRKGTDGRFLWPGFGDNSRVIDWIIRRIEGEVGAIESPIGRLPKHEDLDLDGIEVSQTDLDELFAIDPQSWLREADLTEEFYRTFDGRVPAPLWAELAALRYRLQARRLDPLPTLR; translated from the coding sequence ATGGCATACGTCGTATCGCACGCGCAGGAGACGCAGCCTGCGGAGCTCGCCGCCCTGGTGGCGTGGGTGGGCGAGATCGCCGCGCTGACCCAGCCGGCCCGTATTCATTGGGTCGATGGCTCGCGCGCCGAGAACGACGCGCTGCTTCGCGAGATGGTCGACGAGGGCAAGCTCATCAAGCTCAATCCGGAGTGGCGTCCGGGTTCGTACCTGGCCCGTTCGCACCCGAGCGACGTGGCGCGCACCGAGGCGCGCACGTTCATCGCGTCCGAGCGCGAGGAGGACGCCGGCCCCACCAACAACTGGGTCGCGCCCGATGAGATCCGCGCCACCATCACGCCGCTGTTCGAGGGGTCGATGAAGGGCCGCACGATGTACGTCGTGCCGTTCTCGATGGGGCCGGTCGGCGGCCCGCTCTCGCACATCGGCGTCCAGATCACCGACAGCGCCTACGCCGTGACGTCGATCGGCATCATGACCCGGGTCGGCACCGAGGTGCTGCGGCAGATCGCCGGCGGCGCGCCATGGGTCAAGACCGTGCACTCCGTCGGCGCCCCGCTGCAGCCGGGCCAGGCCGACGTCGCGTGGCCGTGCAACGACGAGAAGTACATCGTGCACTTCCCCGACACGCTCGAGGTCTGGTCGTACGGCTCCGGCTACGGCGGCAACGCGATCCTCGCGAAGAAGTGCTTCGCGCTGCGCATCGCCTCGGTCATCGGTCGCGACGAGGGCTGGCTCGCCGAGCACATGCTCCTCATCCGCGTCATCGACCCGGCTGGCCGGGCATACCACCTCGCGGCGGCGTTCCCGTCGGCGTGCGGCAAGACGAACCTCGCCATGCTCCGCCCCACGATCCCGGGCTGGCGCGTCGAGACCCTCGGCGACGACATCGCGTGGCTGCGCCCCGGCGAGGACGGGCGGCTGTGGGCCATCAACCCCGAGGCCGGCTTCTTCGGCGTCGCACCCGGAACGGGCGAGTCGACCAACGTCACCGCGGTCGAGACGCTGTGGGGCAACACGATCTTCACGAACGTGGCGCTGCGCCCCGACGGCGACGTGTGGTGGGAGGGCCTCACCGACACCCCGCCGGCGCAGCTCACCGACTGGGAGGGCAACCCCTGGACCCCGGCATCCGGTCGTCCCGCCGCCCACCCCAACTCGCGCTTCACCGTCGCCGCGGCCCAGTGCCCGCAGATCGCCGAGGACTGGGACGCGCCGCAGGGCGTGCCGCTGGACGCCATCCTGTTCGGCGGCCGCCGCGCCACCAACGTCCCGCTCGTGGTCGAGGCCACCGACTGGACCCACGGTGTCTTCATGGGCTCGAACGTGTCGAGTGAGCGCACCGCCGCGGCAGAGGGCACGGTCGGCGAACTGCGCCGCGACCCGTTCGCGATGCTCCCGTTCTGCGGCTACAACATGGCCGACTACTTCGGCCACTGGCTGAAGGTCGGCCAGAAGCTGCGCTTCGACCGCGCCCCGCGCGTGTTCCAGGTCAACTGGTTCCGCAAGGGCACGGACGGCCGCTTCCTGTGGCCGGGCTTCGGCGACAACTCGCGCGTCATCGACTGGATCATCCGTCGCATCGAGGGCGAGGTCGGCGCCATCGAGAGCCCGATCGGCCGCCTGCCGAAGCACGAGGACCTCGACCTCGACGGCATCGAGGTGTCGCAGACCGACCTCGACGAGCTGTTCGCCATCGACCCGCAGTCATGGCTGCGCGAGGCCGACCTCACCGAGGAGTTCTACCGCACCTTCGACGGCCGCGTGCCCGCCCCCCTCTGGGCCGAGCTCGCCGCCCTGCGCTACCGCCTCCAGGCACGCCGACTCGACCCCCTGCCGACCCTTCGATGA
- a CDS encoding amidase, producing the protein MTTEGSCGSLMQSFVLKVMVNGEFMSDLLGESAVEIAARVKSLEVSAEEVVEATLAGIERTAPHLNAFMHIDPDGARAAARELQRRLRAGEDVGALAGVPTAMKDLYNTYPGWPSTFGGALPPSAFIADTASTYPRRMEAAGAIMVGATNSPALGFRGTCDNAIFGATSNPFDLQRNSGGSSGGSAAAVGAGLLAIADGTDGGGSIRIPSAWSGTFGFQPTFGRVPLVLRPNAFGGTAPFVYEGPITRTVADAALALTALSGRDRLDPYSLPDTVDWNASLNAGIRGKRIGYTRDFGVFAVDPRIAAGVEASLSAFERQGAIIVPLDVELPHSQAELSDLWSRMISAGNLAAVEGFAYAGLDMRPQLPEPVVRWMDVAAAATPRDLRRDQMVRTEVFGRVEGLFDEVDFVVSPTVGALPIHNLDNGRTVGPSEIDGVAVDPLIGWCLTYLTNFSGHPAASLPGGLIDGLPFGIQIIAPRYADADLMSACARFEEAAPWEWIYRELAPELY; encoded by the coding sequence TTGACGACTGAAGGCTCTTGTGGTTCGCTCATGCAATCGTTTGTACTAAAGGTGATGGTGAACGGAGAGTTCATGTCCGATCTGCTCGGAGAGTCGGCTGTCGAGATCGCCGCCCGCGTGAAGTCCCTGGAGGTCAGCGCAGAAGAGGTGGTGGAAGCCACGCTCGCCGGGATCGAACGCACGGCCCCGCACCTGAACGCGTTCATGCACATCGACCCCGACGGAGCACGTGCGGCCGCGCGGGAGCTGCAGCGGCGCCTGCGCGCCGGTGAGGACGTGGGTGCGCTTGCCGGTGTTCCTACCGCGATGAAGGATCTCTACAACACCTACCCAGGCTGGCCGTCGACGTTCGGGGGTGCGCTGCCACCGAGCGCCTTCATCGCCGACACGGCGAGCACCTATCCGCGACGGATGGAAGCCGCCGGGGCGATCATGGTCGGCGCGACCAACAGCCCGGCGCTGGGGTTCAGGGGGACGTGCGACAACGCGATCTTCGGTGCCACCAGCAACCCCTTCGACCTGCAGCGCAACAGCGGCGGCTCATCGGGCGGAAGTGCCGCCGCAGTCGGAGCGGGCCTGCTCGCGATTGCCGACGGCACCGACGGCGGCGGGTCCATCCGCATTCCTTCCGCATGGAGCGGGACCTTCGGATTCCAGCCGACCTTCGGTCGCGTGCCCCTCGTGCTGCGCCCGAATGCGTTCGGCGGCACGGCTCCGTTCGTGTACGAGGGCCCGATCACCCGCACGGTGGCGGATGCTGCACTCGCGCTCACGGCGCTGAGCGGTCGGGACCGCCTCGACCCGTACTCCCTCCCGGACACGGTGGACTGGAACGCCAGTCTGAATGCAGGCATCAGGGGCAAGCGCATCGGCTACACCCGCGACTTCGGCGTCTTCGCCGTGGATCCGCGGATCGCAGCGGGGGTGGAGGCGAGTCTGAGCGCGTTCGAGCGCCAGGGCGCGATCATCGTGCCGCTGGATGTCGAACTCCCGCATTCGCAGGCCGAGCTGAGCGATCTGTGGAGCCGGATGATCAGTGCAGGAAACCTGGCGGCGGTGGAGGGATTCGCCTACGCCGGGCTCGACATGCGCCCGCAGTTGCCCGAGCCTGTGGTGCGGTGGATGGATGTCGCAGCGGCTGCCACCCCGCGAGATCTCCGGCGAGACCAGATGGTGCGTACCGAGGTCTTCGGCCGTGTCGAGGGCCTGTTCGACGAGGTCGACTTCGTCGTCTCGCCCACCGTCGGTGCCCTGCCGATTCACAACCTGGACAACGGCCGGACAGTGGGCCCGTCGGAGATCGACGGAGTTGCGGTGGACCCGCTGATCGGCTGGTGCCTGACGTACCTGACGAACTTCTCCGGCCACCCCGCGGCGTCGCTGCCGGGCGGACTCATCGACGGTCTGCCGTTCGGCATCCAGATCATCGCTCCGCGATACGCCGACGCCGACCTGATGTCGGCCTGCGCCCGATTCGAGGAGGCGGCCCCGTGGGAATGGATTTACCGCGAACTCGCACCTGAGCTCTACTAA
- a CDS encoding NAD(P)-dependent oxidoreductase — MTAKPTVGWIGVGRMGYQLAKRLLDAGYDVAVYNRTRGKAEQLVEFGASVVDKPIDLADRDVVFSMVSASNDLEQVMLGQDGLLTDESRAPKVIGDASTVSPQASANVRSIAESRGVGFLATPVSGNPKVIEAGKLTVAVSGPRPVFDEVRPLLETWGRSVTYVGEDEVARTVKIAHNVFLGVVTQSLAEITVLAEKAGVSREAFLTFLNDSVMGSVFTHYKTPALVNLDFTPTFTNVLLQKDFDLGLSAAQELGVVMPVASLTRNIVAQEVGNGNVEQDFASLLLTVAHGSGLNVVPENAPVTDGLEAS; from the coding sequence ATGACCGCGAAGCCGACCGTTGGATGGATCGGTGTGGGGCGTATGGGCTACCAGCTGGCTAAGCGCCTGCTGGACGCGGGTTACGACGTCGCCGTCTACAACCGCACCCGCGGCAAGGCCGAGCAGCTGGTCGAGTTCGGTGCATCGGTCGTCGACAAGCCGATCGACCTGGCCGATCGAGACGTCGTCTTCAGCATGGTGTCGGCGTCCAATGACTTGGAGCAGGTGATGCTGGGGCAGGATGGACTGCTCACAGACGAGAGCCGTGCACCCAAGGTCATCGGCGACGCGTCGACGGTGTCGCCGCAGGCGAGCGCGAACGTACGCTCGATCGCGGAGTCGCGGGGCGTCGGCTTCCTGGCGACACCGGTCTCCGGAAATCCCAAGGTCATCGAGGCGGGAAAGCTCACTGTCGCGGTCTCCGGTCCGCGCCCGGTGTTCGATGAGGTCCGCCCGCTCCTCGAGACGTGGGGCCGGAGCGTGACCTACGTCGGTGAGGACGAGGTCGCCCGCACCGTCAAGATCGCGCACAACGTGTTCCTGGGTGTCGTCACCCAGTCCCTCGCCGAGATCACGGTTCTCGCCGAGAAGGCCGGCGTCTCGCGTGAGGCGTTCCTGACCTTCCTCAACGACTCGGTGATGGGCTCGGTGTTCACGCACTACAAGACGCCCGCGCTCGTGAACCTCGACTTCACCCCGACATTCACCAATGTCCTCCTCCAGAAGGACTTCGATCTGGGTCTGAGTGCAGCGCAGGAGCTCGGAGTCGTCATGCCCGTCGCGTCGCTGACGCGCAACATTGTCGCGCAGGAGGTGGGCAACGGGAACGTCGAGCAGGACTTCGCCTCGCTGCTTCTCACCGTGGCGCACGGATCCGGGCTGAACGTGGTGCCCGAGAATGCTCCCGTGACCGACGGTCTCGAGGCCAGCTGA
- a CDS encoding Xaa-Pro peptidase family protein: MSRPAGVRPLGAPGQNGVDYEHRVDFDRLRNYRLSRAKAALENSECGAFLLFDFYNIRYTTQTWIGGALGDKMIRYALVMRDHDPILWDFGSAVRHHKLYSDWVPEENYRAGFLGFRGAVAPEGAGLMRDAVSEIRSLLKAAGLADAPLGVDIVEPPFMFELQRQGLTVVDAQQAMLDARVIKNQDEIMLLNQAAAMVDGVYQDIAEALKPGVRENEIVALANKRLYEYGSDQVEAVNAISGERCNPHPHNFTDRIIRPGDQAFFDIIHSFNGYRTCYYRTFGVGWATQSQRDAYKQAREWMDAALDAIKPGVGSDQVARVLPAAEEFGFENELAAFGLQFAHGLGLGLHERPIISRLNSMKDPVELKAGMVFAMETYCPASDGVSAARIEEEVVVTDYGIEVLTKFPAQELFVANQY, encoded by the coding sequence GTGTCCCGGCCGGCTGGTGTGCGGCCGCTGGGAGCGCCGGGTCAGAACGGCGTCGACTACGAGCACCGCGTCGACTTCGATCGTCTTCGCAACTATCGGCTGTCGCGCGCGAAGGCAGCCCTCGAGAACAGCGAGTGCGGAGCGTTCCTTCTCTTCGACTTCTACAACATCCGCTACACCACCCAGACCTGGATCGGGGGCGCCCTCGGAGACAAGATGATCCGGTACGCGCTGGTGATGCGTGACCACGACCCGATCCTCTGGGACTTCGGATCCGCAGTCCGCCATCACAAGCTGTACTCGGACTGGGTGCCTGAGGAGAACTATCGCGCTGGCTTCCTCGGGTTCCGCGGAGCCGTCGCCCCTGAGGGCGCCGGGCTGATGAGGGACGCCGTCTCCGAGATTCGCTCACTTCTCAAGGCCGCGGGCCTCGCCGATGCGCCGCTCGGCGTCGACATCGTCGAGCCGCCCTTCATGTTCGAGCTGCAGCGTCAGGGGCTCACCGTGGTGGATGCGCAGCAGGCCATGCTCGATGCGCGGGTCATCAAGAATCAGGACGAGATCATGCTGCTCAACCAGGCTGCGGCGATGGTCGACGGCGTCTACCAGGACATCGCCGAGGCGCTCAAGCCCGGAGTGCGCGAGAACGAGATCGTGGCACTGGCGAACAAGCGGCTGTATGAGTACGGCTCCGACCAGGTGGAAGCGGTCAACGCGATCTCGGGCGAGCGGTGCAACCCCCATCCGCACAACTTCACCGACCGCATCATCCGTCCGGGAGACCAGGCGTTCTTCGACATCATCCATTCGTTCAACGGCTACCGCACGTGCTACTACCGCACCTTTGGGGTCGGGTGGGCGACTCAGAGCCAACGCGATGCCTACAAGCAGGCGAGGGAATGGATGGATGCCGCGCTCGACGCGATCAAGCCGGGCGTGGGAAGCGACCAGGTCGCTCGTGTGCTGCCGGCCGCAGAAGAGTTCGGGTTTGAAAACGAGCTCGCCGCTTTCGGGCTGCAGTTCGCCCACGGCCTGGGCCTGGGCCTGCACGAGCGGCCGATCATCTCCCGGCTCAACTCGATGAAGGACCCGGTCGAACTGAAGGCGGGAATGGTGTTCGCGATGGAAACCTACTGCCCGGCTTCGGACGGGGTCTCGGCCGCGCGCATCGAAGAGGAGGTCGTCGTGACCGACTACGGCATCGAGGTGCTCACGAAGTTCCCGGCTCAGGAACTCTTCGTCGCGAACCAGTACTGA
- the lpdA gene encoding dihydrolipoyl dehydrogenase: MPHYDVAILGAGPGGYVAAVRASQLGLKVAIIEEKYWGGVCLNVGCIPSKALLKNADLAHQFHHKADLFGISGDVHFDFGVAWDRSRKVADTHVKGIHYLMKKNKVDEYEGRGSFVDANTIDVKKADGTTERVTFDNAIISTGSKVRLLPGVQIGGNIVTYEEQILARDLPQSIVIVGAGAIGMEFAFVMVNYGVKVTIIEFLDRALPNEDADVSKEIARQYKSYGVDILTSTKVETVTDHGDKVTVTYTAKDGSQGSIDADKVMMSIGFAANVEGFGLENTGVKLTERGAIDIDDHMRTNVPHIYAIGDVTAKLQLAHVAEAQGVVAAETIGKAETMTLGDYRMMPRATFCSPQVASFGLTEQQARDAGYDVKVAKFPFSANGKANGLGEPIGFVKLIADGEHLELLGGHLIGPDVSELLPELTLAQKWDLTALEAARNVHTHPTLSEAVQEAFHGLAGHTINL, from the coding sequence ATGCCTCATTACGACGTCGCCATCCTCGGCGCGGGGCCCGGCGGCTACGTCGCAGCCGTCCGCGCTTCGCAGCTCGGCCTCAAGGTCGCCATCATCGAAGAGAAGTACTGGGGCGGTGTGTGCCTCAACGTCGGCTGCATCCCCTCGAAGGCTCTGCTCAAGAACGCCGACCTCGCGCACCAGTTCCACCACAAGGCCGATCTGTTCGGCATCTCGGGCGATGTGCACTTCGACTTCGGCGTCGCCTGGGACCGCAGCCGCAAGGTGGCGGACACCCACGTCAAGGGCATCCACTACCTGATGAAGAAGAACAAGGTCGACGAGTACGAGGGCCGCGGGTCGTTCGTCGACGCGAACACGATCGACGTCAAGAAGGCCGACGGCACCACCGAGCGCGTCACGTTCGACAACGCGATCATCTCGACCGGCTCGAAGGTCCGGCTGCTGCCCGGCGTGCAGATCGGCGGCAACATCGTGACGTACGAGGAGCAGATCCTCGCGCGCGACCTGCCCCAGTCGATCGTCATCGTCGGCGCCGGCGCCATCGGCATGGAGTTCGCCTTCGTGATGGTGAACTACGGCGTGAAGGTCACGATCATCGAGTTCCTCGACCGTGCCCTGCCGAACGAGGACGCGGACGTCTCGAAGGAGATCGCGCGCCAGTACAAGAGCTACGGCGTCGACATCCTCACCTCGACCAAGGTCGAGACGGTCACCGACCACGGCGACAAGGTCACCGTGACGTACACCGCCAAGGACGGCAGCCAGGGCTCGATCGACGCCGACAAGGTCATGATGTCGATCGGCTTCGCCGCCAACGTCGAGGGCTTCGGTCTCGAGAACACCGGCGTGAAGCTCACCGAACGCGGGGCGATCGACATCGACGACCACATGCGCACCAACGTGCCGCACATCTACGCGATCGGCGACGTCACCGCCAAGCTGCAGCTCGCGCACGTGGCCGAGGCGCAGGGCGTCGTCGCCGCCGAGACCATCGGCAAGGCCGAGACCATGACGCTCGGCGACTACCGCATGATGCCGCGCGCGACGTTCTGCTCGCCGCAGGTCGCCTCGTTCGGGCTCACCGAGCAGCAGGCGCGCGACGCCGGCTACGACGTCAAGGTCGCGAAGTTCCCGTTCTCGGCGAACGGCAAGGCGAACGGCCTGGGCGAGCCCATCGGCTTCGTCAAGCTCATCGCCGACGGCGAGCACCTCGAGCTGCTCGGCGGCCACCTCATCGGCCCCGACGTCTCGGAACTCCTGCCCGAGCTCACCCTCGCGCAGAAGTGGGACCTCACCGCTCTGGAGGCGGCGCGCAACGTCCACACCCACCCGACGCTGTCGGAGGCCGTGCAGGAGGCCTTCCATGGCCTCGCCGGCCACACGATCAACCTCTAG